The Carcharodon carcharias isolate sCarCar2 chromosome 23, sCarCar2.pri, whole genome shotgun sequence genome has a window encoding:
- the asb16 gene encoding ankyrin repeat and SOCS box protein 16 isoform X2 — translation MFRDTFPFTASTLRSLRLQRELQGLEDERRALYRFPRNRLTTAVSQTAFRESRTGPQISNDPAVHDALCNGDLDKIRSIFKSKDSVNVIIETSSHELSWSAELGLWSLISKQKQTSALHITAARGHTACVKHLLGYGADVNAAPGGATALHTACASGHAECAQLLLSIGANPNAISEEGYTPLHLCTSPQTFLCAKLLLEHGARVNMQTKDRENTPLHVAAKHGLDEHVDLYLSYCAYSHKKNREGETALNAACSYVEKPEAFGRYYRVCEMLINCGADVKTAGKKNHTPLHNACGNGHPGIVDLLLLHSASVNAKNCAGYTPMDCILQAVEDHLEHHPEQIVIALLNHGAAPVDPKILKQCAMSPWTMEALLNTYESVPLCNSWIEAVPLDVWRMEGYQSPTNESQREIKTSNFLRIHYTNDRQTSFSSTSCTLYLKKLSWNKMPFSHTTATASK, via the exons ATGTTCAGGGACACATTTCCTTTCACTGCTTCGACACTCAGGTCgttgaggttacagagagagttgCAGGGTCTGGAGGATGAAAGGAGAGCTTTGTACAGATTTCCCAGAAACAGGCTAACTACGGCTGTCAGTCAAACCGCATTCAGGGAATCGAGAACGGGACCGCAGATCTCGAACGATCCTGCTGTCCACGACGCTCTGTGCAATGGAGATTTGGACAAGATCAGAAGCATCTTCAAAAGCAAGGACTCGGTCAATGTGATTATAGAGACGTCCAGTCATGAACTAAGCTGGTCTGCAGAGCTAG GTCTTTGGTCACTGATCTCTAAACAGAAGCAGACATCTGCACTCCATATCACTGCAGCGCGAGGGCACACTGCTTGTGTGAAGCACCTGCTGGGATATGGTGCTGATGTAAATGCTGCCCCTGGAGGAGCAACTGCCTTGCATACTGCCTGTGCCAGTGGACATGCAGAATGTGCCCAGCTTCTGCTTAGCATTGGTGCTAATCCCAATGCAATCTCTGAAGAAGGGTATACTCCTTTGCACCTGTGCACTAGTCCCCAGACCTtcct GTGTGCTAAACTCCTGCTGGAACATGGTGCCAGAGTTAATATGCAGACCAAAGACAGAGAGAATACTCCACTTCATGTGGCTGCAAAACATGGTTTAGACGAACATGTGGACCTTTACCTGAGCTACTGTGCCTACAGTCACAAGAAGAACCGAGAAGGAGAAACTGCACTAAATGCTGCCTGCTCATATGTGGAGAAACCTGAGGCTTTTGGCAGATATTACAGAGTCTGTGAAATGCTGATCAATTGTGGAGCTGATGTGAAAACtgctgggaaaaaaaatcacacaccACTCCACAATGCCTGTGGGAATGGGCACCCTGGGATTGTGGATCTTTTGCTGCTACACAGTGCCTCTGTAAATGCCAAGAACTGTGCTGGCTACACACCGATGGACTGCATTTTACAGGCTGTTGAAGATCATTTGGAACATCATCCAGAGCAAATTGTCATAGCTCTGTTGAACCATGGCGCAGCTCCAGTTGACCCTAAG ATACTTAAACAATGTGCAATGTCTCCCTGGACAATGGAAGCTCTGTTAAATACCTATGAGAGCGTTCCACTTTGTAACTCTTGGATCGAGGCAGTTCCCCTGGATGTGTGGCGG ATGGAGGGATACCAATCACCAACCAatgaatcacagagagaaataa AAACATCAAATTTTCTACGAATCCATTATACAAATGACCGACAAACCTCGTTCTCTTCAACATCTTGCACGTTGTACCTTAAGAAACTATCTTGGAACAAGATGCCATTCAGTCATACCACAGCTACAGCTTCCAAATAG
- the asb16 gene encoding ankyrin repeat and SOCS box protein 16 isoform X1 encodes MFRDTFPFTASTLRSLRLQRELQGLEDERRALYRFPRNRLTTAVSQTAFRESRTGPQISNDPAVHDALCNGDLDKIRSIFKSKDSVNVIIETSSHELSWSAELGLWSLISKQKQTSALHITAARGHTACVKHLLGYGADVNAAPGGATALHTACASGHAECAQLLLSIGANPNAISEEGYTPLHLCTSPQTFLCAKLLLEHGARVNMQTKDRENTPLHVAAKHGLDEHVDLYLSYCAYSHKKNREGETALNAACSYVEKPEAFGRYYRVCEMLINCGADVKTAGKKNHTPLHNACGNGHPGIVDLLLLHSASVNAKNCAGYTPMDCILQAVEDHLEHHPEQIVIALLNHGAAPVDPKILKQCAMSPWTMEALLNTYESVPLCNSWIEAVPLDVWRKHQIFYESIIQMTDKPRSLQHLARCTLRNYLGTRCHSVIPQLQLPNSFTEFLLLKFESYIK; translated from the exons ATGTTCAGGGACACATTTCCTTTCACTGCTTCGACACTCAGGTCgttgaggttacagagagagttgCAGGGTCTGGAGGATGAAAGGAGAGCTTTGTACAGATTTCCCAGAAACAGGCTAACTACGGCTGTCAGTCAAACCGCATTCAGGGAATCGAGAACGGGACCGCAGATCTCGAACGATCCTGCTGTCCACGACGCTCTGTGCAATGGAGATTTGGACAAGATCAGAAGCATCTTCAAAAGCAAGGACTCGGTCAATGTGATTATAGAGACGTCCAGTCATGAACTAAGCTGGTCTGCAGAGCTAG GTCTTTGGTCACTGATCTCTAAACAGAAGCAGACATCTGCACTCCATATCACTGCAGCGCGAGGGCACACTGCTTGTGTGAAGCACCTGCTGGGATATGGTGCTGATGTAAATGCTGCCCCTGGAGGAGCAACTGCCTTGCATACTGCCTGTGCCAGTGGACATGCAGAATGTGCCCAGCTTCTGCTTAGCATTGGTGCTAATCCCAATGCAATCTCTGAAGAAGGGTATACTCCTTTGCACCTGTGCACTAGTCCCCAGACCTtcct GTGTGCTAAACTCCTGCTGGAACATGGTGCCAGAGTTAATATGCAGACCAAAGACAGAGAGAATACTCCACTTCATGTGGCTGCAAAACATGGTTTAGACGAACATGTGGACCTTTACCTGAGCTACTGTGCCTACAGTCACAAGAAGAACCGAGAAGGAGAAACTGCACTAAATGCTGCCTGCTCATATGTGGAGAAACCTGAGGCTTTTGGCAGATATTACAGAGTCTGTGAAATGCTGATCAATTGTGGAGCTGATGTGAAAACtgctgggaaaaaaaatcacacaccACTCCACAATGCCTGTGGGAATGGGCACCCTGGGATTGTGGATCTTTTGCTGCTACACAGTGCCTCTGTAAATGCCAAGAACTGTGCTGGCTACACACCGATGGACTGCATTTTACAGGCTGTTGAAGATCATTTGGAACATCATCCAGAGCAAATTGTCATAGCTCTGTTGAACCATGGCGCAGCTCCAGTTGACCCTAAG ATACTTAAACAATGTGCAATGTCTCCCTGGACAATGGAAGCTCTGTTAAATACCTATGAGAGCGTTCCACTTTGTAACTCTTGGATCGAGGCAGTTCCCCTGGATGTGTGGCGG AAACATCAAATTTTCTACGAATCCATTATACAAATGACCGACAAACCTCGTTCTCTTCAACATCTTGCACGTTGTACCTTAAGAAACTATCTTGGAACAAGATGCCATTCAGTCATACCACAGCTACAGCTTCCAAATAGTTTTACGGAGTTTTTGCTCTTGAAATTTGAAAGCTATATCAAGTGA